Proteins from a single region of Bacteroidota bacterium:
- a CDS encoding YfhO family protein, with translation MKLIIGKKLKDFAKASALLIVVAGLAVASNITNLWATQEYGEHSTRGPSELTADKANLTTGLDRDYITDWSYGIGETFTFLIPDFKGGASEAIQTNNKDVLKSVDSNYRQYVGSFGSYFGDQPFTGGPLYIGAILVMLFVVGLLIIQGPLKWWILISTTLSIFLGWGKYFMSFTNFFLDNVPGYDKFRAVTTTLVIAEFTIPLMAVLVIDKLVKDENFFATYRKKLLIGMGVVIGFVLLVKLSPGTFTRLYTDREYDQVSASVKGQQNASQIVDEFFAAVSTAREEIVSSDAGRSLILLILSGALIYGFARYRFKKEFLIYGLIVLIAIDLIGVDRRYVDSDSFVKKSVNSTPFPETLADQSIKQDPTLSYRVLNLAANTFNDASTSYYHQSIGGYHGAKLKRYKELIDYRLTPEMSSLRSALQKPDSSFQQIIGGQSALNMLNTKYIIYNPETQPLVNPGALGNAWFVSEVKIVPNADAEIAALNNFNPKTTAIVDQRFSDKVTGINVVNDSSSAIKLTSYKPNHLTYETNSSGDHLAVFSEIYYDEGWNAYVDGKKVDYVRADYVLRAMKIPAGKHQVEWKFEPEVVATGGMVSLAGSILLILFFLGVVYKEIQSAKKAE, from the coding sequence ATGAAGCTAATTATTGGAAAAAAGCTAAAAGATTTTGCTAAAGCATCTGCATTATTGATTGTCGTTGCAGGATTAGCAGTCGCATCAAATATTACAAATCTTTGGGCTACTCAGGAATACGGTGAGCATTCAACACGCGGACCTTCAGAACTGACTGCAGATAAAGCAAATTTAACAACAGGACTTGATCGTGATTATATCACCGATTGGAGTTATGGGATAGGCGAGACGTTTACGTTTTTGATCCCGGATTTCAAGGGTGGAGCAAGTGAAGCTATTCAGACAAATAATAAAGATGTTTTAAAAAGTGTAGATTCAAACTATCGTCAATATGTGGGAAGTTTTGGTTCTTACTTCGGAGATCAACCTTTTACAGGTGGCCCTTTATACATAGGAGCAATTTTAGTTATGCTTTTTGTAGTAGGTCTTTTGATCATTCAAGGCCCATTGAAATGGTGGATCTTAATTTCAACGACCTTGTCAATTTTCTTGGGATGGGGAAAATATTTTATGTCGTTCACAAATTTTTTCCTCGATAATGTACCGGGATACGATAAGTTTCGTGCGGTAACAACTACTTTAGTTATTGCAGAATTTACAATTCCATTGATGGCTGTACTGGTAATAGACAAGCTTGTGAAGGATGAGAACTTTTTTGCTACCTACCGCAAGAAACTTTTAATAGGCATGGGTGTGGTGATAGGTTTTGTTTTACTTGTAAAACTTTCGCCGGGCACTTTTACGCGACTTTATACTGACAGAGAATATGACCAGGTATCTGCATCAGTGAAAGGTCAGCAAAACGCCTCTCAGATCGTCGATGAATTCTTTGCTGCAGTTTCAACAGCCCGTGAAGAGATCGTTAGCAGTGATGCCGGAAGAAGTCTGATATTACTGATACTTTCAGGTGCATTGATCTATGGATTTGCAAGATATCGCTTCAAAAAAGAATTTCTGATCTATGGATTGATCGTTCTTATTGCAATCGATTTAATTGGTGTAGATCGCCGGTATGTCGATTCGGATTCGTTTGTAAAAAAATCAGTGAACAGCACACCATTCCCTGAAACTCTGGCCGATCAAAGTATCAAACAGGATCCGACGCTGAGTTACCGTGTATTAAATCTTGCTGCGAATACTTTCAACGATGCGAGTACTTCTTATTATCACCAGTCGATAGGTGGGTATCATGGAGCCAAGTTAAAAAGATACAAAGAGCTGATAGATTACAGACTCACTCCCGAGATGTCTTCTTTGAGAAGTGCCTTACAAAAACCGGACTCATCATTTCAACAGATCATTGGCGGACAATCGGCTCTGAATATGTTGAATACAAAATACATTATTTATAATCCTGAAACACAACCATTGGTTAATCCGGGAGCTCTGGGTAATGCGTGGTTTGTAAGCGAAGTTAAGATCGTTCCAAATGCTGATGCTGAAATTGCAGCTCTGAATAATTTTAATCCGAAAACAACTGCTATCGTTGATCAGCGTTTCTCAGATAAAGTTACCGGTATCAATGTGGTAAATGATTCTTCATCTGCGATAAAGCTGACTTCATATAAACCCAATCATCTGACCTACGAAACAAATTCGTCGGGTGACCATCTGGCTGTTTTTTCAGAGATCTATTATGATGAAGGCTGGAATGCTTATGTTGATGGTAAAAAAGTTGACTATGTGCGTGCAGATTATGTTTTACGTGCAATGAAAATTCCTGCAGGTAAGCATCAGGTTGAATGGAAATTTGAGCCGGAAGTAGTTGCAACAGGAGGAATGGTCAGTCTGGCAGGTTCAATTTTATTGATTCTGTTTTTTCTTGGTGTTGTATACAAAGAGATTCAATCGGCTAAAAAAGCGGAGTAG
- a CDS encoding alpha/beta fold hydrolase — translation MRTEIQLDDKILEIFTYGNGQKKMIIFHGFDNEATEFEPLSNELPDYTLISVNLFFHGSSKASMKSVETGLDVEQFKDIHKMLMDKFPAEKYDVMGFSLGGRVALTLYQFMSERIDRLILLAPDGLKPTTMYRFVTRNYFGKKLFERVIKDPHRLIAFGNGLKKIKLLDEKKIRFLKYSLENQLRRDKVYNGWMIYRYIIPDLSEVKKIIANNTKVDLFFGKHDVLMPPSLGQKFKSGLGKNCTVHVLPTGHQLISEKNLAAIAELIKY, via the coding sequence GTGCGTACAGAAATCCAGCTTGACGATAAAATATTAGAGATTTTCACCTATGGAAATGGTCAGAAGAAAATGATCATATTCCATGGATTTGACAACGAAGCCACTGAATTCGAGCCACTAAGTAATGAACTTCCGGACTACACGCTAATTTCTGTGAATTTGTTTTTTCATGGGTCCAGCAAAGCTTCAATGAAATCGGTTGAGACCGGATTAGACGTTGAGCAATTCAAAGACATTCACAAAATGTTAATGGACAAATTCCCCGCAGAGAAATATGATGTTATGGGATTCAGTCTGGGTGGAAGAGTGGCGCTTACGCTTTATCAGTTCATGTCAGAACGGATTGATCGTTTGATCTTACTTGCACCCGACGGATTGAAACCGACAACGATGTATCGTTTTGTGACAAGAAATTATTTCGGCAAAAAACTTTTTGAAAGAGTGATCAAAGATCCGCATCGTTTGATTGCATTTGGAAATGGATTAAAGAAAATAAAATTACTTGATGAAAAGAAGATCCGGTTTTTGAAATATTCATTAGAGAATCAGTTGCGTCGGGATAAAGTTTACAATGGCTGGATGATCTATCGTTATATAATTCCTGATCTTTCAGAAGTGAAGAAGATTATTGCAAACAACACAAAGGTCGATCTCTTCTTCGGAAAGCATGATGTTTTAATGCCGCCCTCACTTGGACAAAAATTCAAATCGGGTTTAGGGAAAAATTGTACTGTGCATGTTTTGCCGACGGGGCATCAGTTGATCTCTGAGAAAAATCTTGCAGCGATTGCGGAGTTGATCAAATATTGA